In Mugil cephalus isolate CIBA_MC_2020 chromosome 11, CIBA_Mcephalus_1.1, whole genome shotgun sequence, the genomic window CATGCGTGAATAACACTGACAGACTGCAAGTGAAGGGGCGCAGAGGTGAAAAAGAACAGGAGTAATATGGGGTAATAACAATTAGAGAGGTTCAAATTAGGCAAATTAgagaaaaatgttaataaaaaaataagctggTGGAATTGTTCTTACCTGCATTGATCAGCACCAGAGCACTGAAGAGAGCGATCTGCTGCTCACTGAGCTTTAGGGCGCACATATCATGAGCAAAGTCAAACACTGCCGTGATTAAGTCGCCACATGCTGCAAGAAAAGACACCAGTGAGCGGCAACATTCAGAAATGCGGCAAGTTTTGAAGTCATTTTCTCAAATGGTTCCAGATATTTAGCAACATCCTCACCCAAAGACTTGAAGACTTCGGTTCCAGCAAATTTCCCGTCGAAGAACACAGTGTTGTTCTCTGTGTTAAAGAACCGACTCATCCTGACCAGAACCACCTCCATGGAGCCTGATTGAGAACGTAAGGAAGGGTAAAGAGAGCTCagaagacagtaaaaaaaaaaaaaaattagattgTGATTAAAGCTCTTCTTAAAGCAAGGGGAAGGAAAATCACCAGTTTTTAAGAGGGCAATCTGGTCGTTCTGGCTGAGCATACGGAAACCTGGGACGTGTTTCGCGAACTCCACCACATACTGCACGGCGTCAGTCAGTCGGATGGCACAGTGCTGCCACATCTCATCCACTGACTGGAAAACAAGAgcgaggaggagaaaaacataCAAGATCGTGATTTAAGTCCGTTCGTTGGAAGCCCTTTTGCAGCGCTGCAACGAGCTAAATCGTGAAGAGTGAAACATTTCACACATCCCACTCTGACTGATCCTCACCGTCCCCGCCATTCACTTTTGTCACTTTATTCACCGCCCTCCTTTCTCACATAGAGGATCAAAGGGAGTAGGGGAGGGGGAAAATAGTGACAGAAGCCGTCTCAGTTTTCTTTGTGATTCATCAAACAGAAGTAGTCTGAAGCCATGTgaaatgtgtatgttttggtttgAGACAGTCTGAATAATGTCACACACATTCAGGAGGAAGCGTGAGTaataaaagagaggaagcagaaaTCACGTTGGCTTACTTTGTTCTGGTAGACTTGAATCTCCTCTCTGTTGAACAGTTTCCACCTGAgggcctgcagctcctccactctGTACTGGCTGGTCTCTCTGTGGGAACGCACGATGCTGGCACACAGCTCATCTGAAGGAGAGAACGTGAGCTGATGAGTGTTACAGCTTATTTGATGGCGCGTTACAAGCCACAGTGCACGTTGCTCACCTATATTTCGCAGAGAGTGAGGATAGTGGCTGTAGGGATCCTCAAGAGGGTTGTAGGAATGAATTGCCATCAGATCATGAGTTTGCTGCCTGGAGTCAAATCCTTGCGTAGagaatggaaaaacaaatactgaataagAAGGGTTGGATTAAGACAACTGATCACAGCAAACAGGTCTTCTCAGATCAGGGCCTCACCTCTAATGTCAGGATGCACGCCGCTGTCCCCCCTCACTCTCGAGGCAGGAGAGACGCCCGAGCCTCGGTAGATCATGCCAGACACCTGCGATTCGCTGGGGGAGCACATCAGGTAAGAGTGAACGTCGGCGGCGTAGGGCAGCAGCTCAGCGTCCCCGCTGTAGGAGTAGGCCGAGGCCATGGGCTGGAGGAGCTGCGGGGAGCGGTCTTGGCGGTTCTTGGAGGAGTAGGCCAACACGGACTGGGTGTCTCCCTgaaggtgctgctgctgctgctgctgctgacggtGTCTCTCGACCTCAGCGATCAGGGAGTCCCGCTGCCGTTTGGACATCCGGCCGAACTTCACGGCTGGaaagaacagagaaataaatacataaataaataaataaataaacgaccGGTGTGAATGAAGAATGAGTCTGGACGTGTCTCACCATCCCGGCTCATGCCTTGAGCCAAGCACTTCTGCAGGCGGCAGTGCTGGCAGCGGTTGCGACTGGCCCGGTCGATCTGACAGTTGCTTTGCCTGGAGCAGGAATAGGACACTGTGGGAAGCTGGCTGCGCCGGAAAAATCCCTGAGGGGTGTGGTGACGTGGTAGAACGCAAGCACAATCAGTTCAtggtcataaaataaaataaacacctgAAAACAGGCcgctacattttatttttaaaatggacCAAGATGATTGCTGACAAAATTTTTGGGTGTATTCTGGTGGACAAGCTATACAAACAGTGACCTCAGCATTTCTTGTTGCATATCTGGCcaatatatattcatacaaAAATATAGACAATAAGCCAAGTGTTGGAGCTATTTGTAATTGTGTTTACTCTGTTAGCCCggattatattatatattatatctaaGTAAAGATTTAACTGCAATACACTTAAAAATCTAAGTTAGGTGCCATTAGCATAAAATCTTGAGTACATTCTACTATTTAATCTTAGACT contains:
- the rorc gene encoding nuclear receptor ROR-alpha B isoform X2 gives rise to the protein MEYEEPDVPPADTPIKTAQIEVIPCKICGDKSSGVHYGVITCEGCKGFFRRSQLPTVSYSCSRQSNCQIDRASRNRCQHCRLQKCLAQGMSRDAVKFGRMSKRQRDSLIAEVERHRQQQQQQQHLQGDTQSVLAYSSKNRQDRSPQLLQPMASAYSYSGDAELLPYAADVHSYLMCSPSESQVSGMIYRGSGVSPASRVRGDSGVHPDIRGFDSRQQTHDLMAIHSYNPLEDPYSHYPHSLRNIDELCASIVRSHRETSQYRVEELQALRWKLFNREEIQVYQNKSVDEMWQHCAIRLTDAVQYVVEFAKHVPGFRMLSQNDQIALLKTGSMEVVLVRMSRFFNTENNTVFFDGKFAGTEVFKSLACGDLITAVFDFAHDMCALKLSEQQIALFSALVLINADRPCLEDRVRVQRVQRSVELGLTHILHRDNQESLMHKLYQRMAVLRSLCSLHMEKLRWFSQRYPHTAHSLFPPLYKELFASEAELLPAAAH
- the rorc gene encoding nuclear receptor ROR-alpha B isoform X1, with translation MEYEEPDVPPADTPIKTGGAVSKKTHLTQIEVIPCKICGDKSSGVHYGVITCEGCKGFFRRSQLPTVSYSCSRQSNCQIDRASRNRCQHCRLQKCLAQGMSRDAVKFGRMSKRQRDSLIAEVERHRQQQQQQQHLQGDTQSVLAYSSKNRQDRSPQLLQPMASAYSYSGDAELLPYAADVHSYLMCSPSESQVSGMIYRGSGVSPASRVRGDSGVHPDIRGFDSRQQTHDLMAIHSYNPLEDPYSHYPHSLRNIDELCASIVRSHRETSQYRVEELQALRWKLFNREEIQVYQNKSVDEMWQHCAIRLTDAVQYVVEFAKHVPGFRMLSQNDQIALLKTGSMEVVLVRMSRFFNTENNTVFFDGKFAGTEVFKSLACGDLITAVFDFAHDMCALKLSEQQIALFSALVLINADRPCLEDRVRVQRVQRSVELGLTHILHRDNQESLMHKLYQRMAVLRSLCSLHMEKLRWFSQRYPHTAHSLFPPLYKELFASEAELLPAAAH
- the rorc gene encoding nuclear receptor ROR-alpha B isoform X3 encodes the protein MMRAQIEVIPCKICGDKSSGVHYGVITCEGCKGFFRRSQLPTVSYSCSRQSNCQIDRASRNRCQHCRLQKCLAQGMSRDAVKFGRMSKRQRDSLIAEVERHRQQQQQQQHLQGDTQSVLAYSSKNRQDRSPQLLQPMASAYSYSGDAELLPYAADVHSYLMCSPSESQVSGMIYRGSGVSPASRVRGDSGVHPDIRGFDSRQQTHDLMAIHSYNPLEDPYSHYPHSLRNIDELCASIVRSHRETSQYRVEELQALRWKLFNREEIQVYQNKSVDEMWQHCAIRLTDAVQYVVEFAKHVPGFRMLSQNDQIALLKTGSMEVVLVRMSRFFNTENNTVFFDGKFAGTEVFKSLACGDLITAVFDFAHDMCALKLSEQQIALFSALVLINADRPCLEDRVRVQRVQRSVELGLTHILHRDNQESLMHKLYQRMAVLRSLCSLHMEKLRWFSQRYPHTAHSLFPPLYKELFASEAELLPAAAH